A window of the Canis aureus isolate CA01 chromosome 29, VMU_Caureus_v.1.0, whole genome shotgun sequence genome harbors these coding sequences:
- the OR13A1 gene encoding olfactory receptor 13A1, translated as MNLWVEIHLIALETPLSPRTMSNKTLVTEFILQGFSEHPEYHMLLFSCFLSLYSVALTGNILIILAITFNPGLHTPMYFFLFNLATMDIICTSSIMPKALEGLVSEESSISYGACMAQLYFLTWAASSELLLLTVMAYDRYAAICHPLHYSTTMSMAFCSKLATGVWVLCAFNTAIHTGLMLRLNFCGPNVITHFFCEVPPLLLLSCSSTYVNSIMIVLADAFYGILNFLMTIVSYGFIISSILKMRTAEGKKKAFSTCSSHLIVVCMYYTAVFYAYISPVSSYSPGKSKLAGVLYTILSPTLNPLIYTLRNKEVKAALRKLFSFSRN; from the coding sequence ATGAATCTGTGGGTAGAGATTCACTTGATAGCCCTGGAAACCCCTCTCAGCCCAAGGACCATGAGTAACAAGACGCTAGTAACAGAGTTTATCCTGCAGGGCTTTTCAGAGCACCCAGAATACCATATGCTCTTATTCAGctgtttcctctccctctactctgtGGCCCTCACAGGTAATATCCTCATCATTTTGGCCATCACCTTCAACCCTGGGCTCCATACCCCCATGTACTTTTTTCTCTTCAACTTGGCTACTATGGATATTATCTGCACCTCTTCCATCATGCCCAAAGCACTGGAGGGTCTGGTATCAGAGGAGAGCTCTATCTCTTATGGGGCCTGCATGGCCCAGCTCTATTTTCTCACATGGGCTGCATCCTCCGAGCTGCTCCTCCTCACGGTCATGGCCTATGACCGGTATGCAGCCATCTGCCACCCTCTGCACTACAGCACAACAATGAGCATGGCATTCTGCAGTAAGCTGGCCACAGGTGTATGGGTGCTTTGTGCCTTCAACACAGCCATCCACACTGGGCTGATGCTGCGGTTAAATTTCTGTGGCCCTAACGTCATTACCCATTTTTTCTGTGAGGTCCCTCCTCTGTTGCTTCTCTCCTGTAGCTCCACCTATGTGAACAGCATCATGATTGTCCTAGCTGATGCCTTTTATGGCATATTGAACTTCCTGATGACCATTGTGTCATACGGCTTTATTATCTCTAGCATCCTAAAAATGCGGACtgcagaggggaagaaaaaagccTTTTCCACTTGCTCTTCTCACCTCATTGTGGTGTGTATGTATTATACTGCTGTCTTCTATGCCTACATAAGCCCTGTCTCCAGCTATAGTCCAGGGAAGAGCAAGTTGGCTGGTGTACTGTACACCATATTGAGCCCTACACTCAACCCCCTCATCTATACTTTGAGAAACAAGGAGGTCAAGGCAGCCCTCAGGAagcttttctccttctccagaaATTAA